In Marivirga salinae, a single window of DNA contains:
- a CDS encoding LytR/AlgR family response regulator transcription factor produces MKVLIIDDERLARKELSNLLAEYKDIEILGEAANADEAEEMIDKHNPDLIFLDIQMPGRTGFELLETLEKTPKVIFTTAYDEYALKAFEFNALDYLLKPIEPKRLTESVNKIRKEVEIQEEQNIKSNQLTVNDQVFVKDGDNCWFVKLKDVRLFESDGNYIKVYFDKNKPMIHKSLNALDEKLDNKHFFRVSRKHIINLEWIDEIETWFNGGLMVKLKGGDKVEVSRRQATKFKDLMSL; encoded by the coding sequence ATGAAGGTATTAATTATTGATGATGAAAGGTTGGCTCGTAAAGAACTTAGTAATTTATTAGCTGAATATAAAGATATTGAAATATTGGGTGAGGCAGCGAATGCAGACGAAGCCGAAGAAATGATTGATAAGCATAATCCAGACCTTATATTTCTGGATATTCAAATGCCAGGTAGAACAGGATTTGAATTATTAGAAACCTTAGAAAAAACCCCTAAAGTTATATTTACCACTGCCTATGATGAATATGCCTTGAAAGCCTTTGAATTCAACGCCTTGGATTACCTTCTAAAGCCCATTGAGCCAAAAAGATTAACAGAATCAGTTAATAAAATCAGGAAAGAAGTAGAAATTCAAGAAGAACAAAATATCAAGAGCAATCAACTTACTGTCAACGATCAGGTTTTCGTAAAAGATGGAGATAATTGCTGGTTTGTGAAATTGAAAGATGTTCGCTTATTTGAATCGGATGGTAATTATATCAAAGTTTATTTTGATAAAAACAAGCCTATGATTCATAAGTCCTTAAATGCCTTGGATGAAAAGCTCGATAACAAGCATTTCTTCAGAGTAAGCCGAAAGCATATCATCAATTTAGAATGGATAGATGAGATTGAAACTTGGTTCAATGGGGGCTTGATGGTAAAATTGAAAGGTGGAGATAAGGTAGAGGTAAGTCGAAGACAGGCCACTAAGTTTAAAGATTTAATGAGTCTTTAA
- a CDS encoding NAD(P)/FAD-dependent oxidoreductase: protein MDKPNSFKIPNTNQKRIVIIGGGFAGITMAKKFAGQDVQVVLLDRHNYHTFQPLLYQVATAGLEPDSIAGPLRKLLENHKNIFFRMATVTKIDQSENRIISNVGELSFDYLIIAAGSKTNFFGQNEKFEKAFPLKQIPQALDFRSHILQNFEEAVLSSDEDKIERLMNIVIVGGGPTGVELAGALGELKKHVLPNDYPDLDFSKFNIYLVEGMDRLLGGMSEFADKKAQKYLKKFEVNVKLNTMVNSFDGEKVVFSNDETLPSSTLLWGAGVMGNVIEGLPEDSVKNSRYKVDRYNLVEGTENVYAVGDIALMETEDFPKGHPMLAPVAMQQGERLARNIILSLNGKEQKPFKYLDKGSMATVGRNKAVVDLPKNLHFGGFFAWFIWMFVHLISIVGFRNKIVILSNWIWNYFTYDRGTRLIIRPFVPKVKDSKSEGQK, encoded by the coding sequence ATGGATAAGCCCAATTCGTTTAAAATTCCTAATACAAATCAAAAGAGAATAGTTATTATCGGTGGAGGTTTTGCCGGTATCACCATGGCCAAAAAATTCGCTGGTCAAGATGTTCAAGTAGTATTACTTGACAGACATAATTATCATACTTTTCAGCCTTTGCTCTATCAAGTTGCTACTGCTGGTCTTGAGCCTGATTCCATAGCAGGGCCTTTGCGAAAATTACTCGAGAATCATAAGAATATCTTTTTTAGAATGGCTACAGTGACTAAGATTGATCAAAGTGAGAATAGAATAATCAGTAATGTAGGCGAGTTATCTTTCGATTATCTCATAATAGCTGCAGGCTCCAAAACTAATTTCTTTGGTCAAAATGAAAAATTTGAGAAAGCATTTCCACTTAAGCAAATCCCTCAGGCCTTGGATTTCCGGAGTCATATACTGCAGAATTTTGAAGAGGCAGTGCTTAGCTCTGATGAAGATAAGATTGAGCGATTAATGAATATTGTAATTGTGGGTGGTGGTCCTACAGGTGTAGAGCTTGCCGGTGCTCTAGGAGAACTTAAGAAGCACGTCCTTCCAAATGATTATCCTGATTTAGACTTCAGCAAATTCAATATTTATTTAGTGGAAGGGATGGACAGATTGTTGGGAGGTATGTCTGAATTCGCTGACAAAAAAGCTCAAAAATATCTGAAAAAATTTGAAGTAAATGTAAAGCTAAACACTATGGTGAATAGCTTTGATGGTGAAAAGGTAGTTTTTAGTAATGATGAAACGCTACCTTCTTCCACATTGCTATGGGGAGCAGGAGTAATGGGCAATGTTATTGAAGGACTGCCTGAGGATAGTGTGAAGAACAGCAGATATAAGGTAGATCGATATAATTTGGTAGAGGGGACAGAAAATGTTTATGCAGTTGGAGATATAGCTTTAATGGAAACAGAAGATTTCCCTAAAGGACATCCAATGTTGGCGCCTGTTGCTATGCAACAAGGTGAAAGATTAGCAAGGAATATCATTTTATCCCTGAATGGAAAGGAACAGAAGCCTTTTAAATATTTAGATAAAGGCAGTATGGCAACAGTAGGTCGTAATAAAGCAGTGGTGGATTTACCAAAGAATCTTCATTTTGGCGGCTTTTTTGCATGGTTCATTTGGATGTTTGTGCACCTTATTTCCATTGTAGGATTCAGAAATAAGATTGTGATTCTTAGTAACTGGATATGGAATTATTTCACTTACGACAGAGGTACCCGGCTAATCATTCGTCCTTTCGTTCCTAAAGTGAAGGACTCAAAAAGCGAAGGTCAAAAATAA
- a CDS encoding sensor histidine kinase, translating into MNKKVLYWTLQFIGWSAYGLLNIFLAYFGENLSNQQIIIQLILVPFYIFLTHIYRSFIIRNGWLKIIIQKLVVRVIIACFILSVINYVFLFGLSSLLGFLDPAFDLNPRVIFLNILAYVILFFLWSLVYFMYHYVENYNRSLKYDAAMNEIELNNLKSQLNPHFIFNALNSVRALVDEDPVKAKNSITQLSNILRNSLILDKKRLINFNDELNTVIDFLALEKIRYEERLTTEFVIHPDSYKYQVPPLMIQTLVENGIKHGISNLTYGGKLSIETQVDDKKCLNIFIRNSGNFKLDKRRKHKGFGLENTKQRLKLIFDKAASFSIKNEQEGTVLTIVKIPQINY; encoded by the coding sequence ATGAATAAAAAGGTACTTTATTGGACGTTACAATTTATAGGTTGGTCTGCTTATGGCTTGCTCAATATTTTTTTAGCGTATTTTGGAGAAAATTTATCTAATCAGCAGATAATTATACAGCTTATTCTTGTCCCTTTTTACATTTTTCTGACCCATATCTATAGGAGCTTTATCATAAGAAATGGTTGGCTGAAAATCATTATTCAAAAACTGGTGGTTAGAGTAATTATTGCCTGCTTTATTCTCAGTGTTATTAATTACGTATTCTTATTCGGACTGTCGTCATTGTTGGGTTTTCTAGACCCTGCTTTTGATCTTAACCCTAGGGTGATTTTTCTAAATATTCTAGCCTATGTGATCTTGTTTTTTCTTTGGTCGCTGGTGTATTTCATGTATCATTATGTTGAAAACTACAATCGCTCACTTAAATATGATGCTGCAATGAATGAAATTGAGCTTAACAATTTGAAATCACAGCTTAATCCTCATTTTATATTTAATGCATTAAACAGCGTGAGGGCTTTAGTGGATGAAGATCCTGTAAAAGCAAAGAATTCTATTACACAATTATCCAATATTCTCAGAAACTCATTAATATTGGATAAGAAAAGATTGATTAACTTCAATGATGAATTAAATACAGTTATCGACTTTTTAGCATTGGAAAAGATAAGGTATGAAGAAAGGCTCACTACAGAGTTTGTGATTCACCCTGATTCTTATAAATATCAAGTACCGCCTTTGATGATTCAAACATTAGTTGAAAATGGGATAAAGCATGGTATTTCTAATTTAACATATGGTGGAAAGTTGTCAATTGAAACTCAAGTGGATGATAAAAAATGTTTGAATATCTTTATCAGAAATTCTGGGAACTTTAAATTGGATAAAAGAAGGAAACACAAAGGCTTTGGATTAGAAAATACAAAGCAAAGATTAAAGTTAATCTTTGATAAAGCAGCTTCGTTTAGTATCAAAAATGAACAAGAGGGAACGGTATTAACCATAGTGAAAATCCCTCAAATCAATTATTGA
- the hemW gene encoding radical SAM family heme chaperone HemW, producing MAGIYIHIPFCKQACFYCDFHFSTNMVIKNEMVEAIRKEIELQQDYLGGELIESIYFGGGTPSVLEESHLKLILNSLKKHNNISSEAEITFEANPDDITPDKLSMLFQNGINRLSVGIQSFDEDVLKWMNRAHNSKEAFKCLEWIKESEFNNFSLDLIYGIPISTHETWERDLKTLVDFQPPHISSYCLTIEPDTVFGRWQQKGKLNEASEDYASEQFYHLSEYLLKSDYKHYEVSNFAKKGFHSKHNSSYWQQKPYLGIGPSAHSYDGKNRQFNISNNAKYLKALEKNEIPAEMDILTTEDRINEYLMTSLRTSVGCNIQYLKNELNYDLIKNAKPQIEQWISSELCILEGHHLKLTLKGRLLADKLASDLFLVN from the coding sequence TTGGCAGGTATATACATACATATTCCCTTTTGTAAGCAGGCATGCTTCTACTGTGACTTTCATTTTTCCACCAATATGGTGATTAAAAACGAAATGGTGGAAGCAATCCGCAAAGAAATTGAGCTGCAGCAAGATTATCTTGGGGGAGAACTCATTGAATCTATTTATTTTGGTGGCGGAACTCCTTCCGTTTTGGAAGAAAGTCATCTAAAATTAATATTAAACTCCCTCAAAAAACATAATAATATTTCTTCAGAAGCTGAGATTACATTTGAGGCCAATCCTGATGATATTACACCTGACAAATTAAGTATGCTATTTCAAAATGGTATCAATCGCTTGAGCGTGGGCATTCAATCTTTTGATGAAGATGTTTTGAAATGGATGAACCGCGCCCATAATAGCAAAGAAGCTTTTAAATGCTTGGAGTGGATAAAAGAAAGTGAATTCAATAATTTCAGTCTAGATTTGATTTATGGGATTCCAATTTCTACTCATGAGACCTGGGAAAGGGATTTAAAAACATTGGTTGATTTTCAGCCGCCACATATTTCTTCCTATTGCCTTACTATTGAACCCGATACGGTTTTTGGCAGATGGCAACAAAAAGGAAAATTAAATGAAGCCTCAGAAGACTATGCTTCAGAACAATTCTATCATTTATCTGAATATTTACTGAAATCGGATTATAAACATTATGAGGTTTCCAACTTTGCGAAAAAGGGTTTCCATTCCAAACATAACAGCAGCTACTGGCAACAAAAGCCTTATTTGGGCATTGGTCCTTCCGCTCATTCATATGATGGCAAAAACAGACAATTCAATATCTCTAATAATGCAAAATATTTGAAGGCGCTTGAGAAGAATGAAATCCCTGCCGAAATGGATATTTTAACAACTGAAGATCGTATTAATGAATATTTGATGACTTCCTTACGAACCTCAGTTGGTTGCAATATTCAATATCTGAAAAATGAACTGAATTATGATTTAATAAAAAATGCAAAACCCCAAATTGAGCAATGGATAAGCTCAGAGCTTTGCATTTTAGAAGGTCATCATTTGAAGCTTACTTTAAAAGGAAGGCTTTTAGCAGATAAATTGGCTTCAGATTTATTTTTGGTGAATTAA